One Ranitomeya variabilis isolate aRanVar5 chromosome 5, aRanVar5.hap1, whole genome shotgun sequence DNA window includes the following coding sequences:
- the LOC143774176 gene encoding uncharacterized protein LOC143774176: MKKLRTRWRSIKDRFNKGLRAEEEQSRSGAAAAKSVPYKYNRALQFLRPILGRRQTHSSTLQRAPPCEAELHGSPSEPSQPSHSDSRPAPPSSGEPAAGTSGFPLPEASGAPSFGYSRQRQRASDRSVMPEFLHLGTVFQNGFKALRDEMSSMGRRLEILEAELSNPAKHFFSTLAKGMVENLTPELQISVMQDCHNSYVRALQQSRVAQSATLPVVPSLASVTPTTAAESLQPPHPGPSAGRRHHRHHTSVRPTPAPARPSSSRRSASGGDAAEGRKRKKKRRHTDKHTEAQVLAAPGHTPSRRGSSHSRSSQGQPSQKRRRLVLPPPSSTDEAVSLVYPAGGLDLPSSLLEYGGSSSSSSSTTPTPRSRTRSYRSPVVADVDPPSAVETP; encoded by the exons a tgaaaaagttgaggaccagatggcgatccataaaggaccgtttcaataaggggctccgtgcagaggaggagcaatcgaggagtggtgctgctgcggccaagtcggtgccctacaagtacaacagggcactacagttcttaagaccaatccttggccgccgaca gacacacagcagcaccctccagcgagctcccccctgtgaagcggaacttcatggatcgccatctgagccgtcacagccatcccacagcgacagcaggcctgcaccaccatcatctggagaaccggctgccggtacgtcaggttttcccctgcccgaggcctctggcgcaccttcgttcgggtattcccgacagcgccagcgggcctcggacaggtcagtcatgcctgaatttttgcacttgggcacggtgttccagaacggtttcaaggcgttgagagatgaaatgtccagtatgggacggcgccttgaaatcctggaagccgagctctcaaatccggcaaaacatttcttCAGCACActtgctaaaggcatggtggaaaaccttacgccggaactccagatttcggtgatgcaggactgccacaattcttacgtgagggctctgcagcagtctcgggtcgcgcagtcagcgacactgcccgtagtgccgtcgctggctagcgtgactccgactactgctgcagagtcactccagcccccccaccctggtccaagtgccgggcgacgccaccacaggcaccataccagtgtgcggcccactcctgctcctgccaggccctcatcctcccgtaggagtgcttctgggggagatgccgcagaaggcaggaaaaggaaaaaaaagaggaggcacacagacaaacacacagaggcacaggttctggctgctccaggacacacaccatctcgtcgtggctctagccacagcaggagcagccagggccaaccaagccaaaaacgtaggcggcttgtgttgcctcctccctcctctactgacgaggcggtctccctagtgtaccctgcggggggtttggacctgccatcaAGCTTACTAGAGtatggcggctcctcctcctcctcctcctctaccactcCCACTCCCAGGTCCAGAACTCGAAGCTACCGGTCACCGGTGGTAGCGGATGTTGATCCCCCCTCGGCTGTTGAAACCCCataa